One window from the genome of Pelodictyon luteolum DSM 273 encodes:
- a CDS encoding uroporphyrinogen-III synthase, which yields MPNVLVTRPEHQAAAFVRELASHGLDSVVFPTIEIRPVGGWTVPDLSPFSGIFFTSPNSVGEFMRRMMEERPCELENLRKATVWAVGKTTEKDLAAYGVTTEPVPKIADAVNLMADIQSEDIEGRTFLFLRGNLSLGVIPDVIQKRGGTCIELTVYENHPPSLEDSAKIRMMLEGGQLDCLSFTSPSTAVNFFEAMGSTALPEGSLVAAIGTTTAGALKKLGVRVDVIPEYFDGPNFAKAIAEALKQR from the coding sequence ATGCCAAACGTCCTGGTAACCCGCCCGGAACATCAGGCAGCAGCATTCGTCAGAGAACTTGCAAGCCACGGTCTGGATTCGGTTGTCTTCCCGACAATCGAAATCAGGCCTGTCGGCGGCTGGACTGTACCCGACCTCTCGCCCTTCAGCGGCATCTTCTTCACGAGCCCCAACAGCGTCGGAGAGTTTATGCGGCGCATGATGGAGGAACGCCCTTGCGAGCTTGAAAACCTCAGGAAGGCAACAGTCTGGGCTGTTGGAAAGACTACGGAAAAAGACCTCGCCGCCTACGGGGTAACGACAGAACCTGTCCCGAAGATTGCTGATGCCGTGAACCTCATGGCAGACATCCAGAGTGAAGACATTGAAGGCAGGACATTCCTCTTTCTTCGCGGGAACCTCTCGCTCGGCGTCATTCCAGACGTCATACAGAAGCGGGGAGGAACCTGCATTGAACTTACCGTGTACGAGAACCATCCGCCGTCTCTGGAAGACTCGGCGAAGATACGCATGATGCTTGAGGGCGGCCAGCTCGACTGCCTCTCCTTCACCAGCCCATCAACTGCCGTCAATTTCTTTGAAGCAATGGGCTCGACGGCACTGCCCGAAGGCAGCCTCGTTGCAGCCATCGGCACCACAACGGCCGGAGCGCTCAAAAAGCTCGGCGTGAGGGTGGACGTCATTCCTGAATACTTCGACGGGCCGAACTTCGCAAAAGCTATCGCAGAAGCACTGAAGCAGCGCTGA